The genomic DNA ATCCTGGACGCGACAGATAACTTTGACTCGAAATTTGTCATTGCGGAAGCCTGCCATGCCTATCAAAAGGCCTATATACATGCCGGGATCCTGGCGTTCCAGGGTCAGGTGATGACGGTGTTGCCGGGTCAATCGGCCTGCTACCGGTGCGTGTTCGGGGAGGCGCCGCCGCCGGCCGGTGTCCCTGCGGGGCCCCTGGGCCCTGTCCCCGGCGTGATCGGGGCCATCCAGGCCATGGAGGCCATCAAGTATCTCTTAAAGATGGGGGACCTTCTCACCAATCGCCTTCTGGTTTTCAATGCCCTCACCATGAAATTCCGTGAAGTCCCGCTCACCCGCAATCCGCACTGCTTCATATGTTCTGAAAAGAAAAAAGACTTCACCACTGATTGAAGAAATGGAAGAAATCAGTAGAAACGAATAATGTTGCGGCCATTGTGTTCGTGAGTACCCGAACACAATGGCCGCAACGGTTCTTCAGGGGGGGTAAGGGGGATTTTAATATTTGATTTAGCCCTCAGTATCTATTATACTAATAGCAAATATAAGTATAAATTAATGAGGTGGGTATGCTGGAAAAAGAGGGGTACGAAGTCATGGGAGCCGCATTTGAGGTTTACAATACGTTGGGGTACGGCTTTCTAGAAGAGGTCTATCAGCAATCACTGGAAATTGAGTTAGAGCGGCGACGTATTCCTCATCAGTCCCAGCATGAAT from bacterium includes the following:
- a CDS encoding HesA/MoeB/ThiF family protein, encoding MGLTTAQHSRYARHLTLPQIGVEGQQTLLASSVLVIGAGGLGSPAALYLAAAGVGKLGLVDSDVVDLSNLQRQILHSTADLTVPKVESAAGKINALNPDVSVIPYRVRFQAENAGALLKEYQVILDATDNFDSKFVIAEACHAYQKAYIHAGILAFQGQVMTVLPGQSACYRCVFGEAPPPAGVPAGPLGPVPGVIGAIQAMEAIKYLLKMGDLLTNRLLVFNALTMKFREVPLTRNPHCFICSEKKKDFTTD